The following proteins come from a genomic window of Synechococcus sp. MW101C3:
- a CDS encoding ATP-dependent Clp protease ATP-binding subunit, whose amino-acid sequence MFERFTEKAIKVIMLAQEEARRLGHNFVGTEQILLGLIGEGTGVAAKVLKSMGVNLKDARVEVEKIIGRGSGFVAVEIPFTPRAKRVLELSLEEARQLGHNYIGTEHLLLGLIREGEGVAARVLENLGVDLAKVRTQVIRMLGETAEVAAGSGSKGSTKTPTLDEFGSNLTQLATEGKLDPVVGRQNEIDRVVQILGRRTKNNPVLIGEPGVGKTAIAEGLAQRITLGEVPDILEDKRVLTLDIGLLVAGTKYRGEFEERLKKIMEEIRSAGNVILVIDEVHTLIGAGAAEGAIDAANILKPALARGELQCIGATTLDEYRKHIERDAALERRFQPVMVGEPTVLDTIEILRGLRERYEQHHRLKISDEALVAAATLGDRYISDRFLPDKAIDLVDEAGSRVRLLNSKLPPAAKELDKQLRSVQKQKEDSVREQDFTKAGELRDKEVELREQIRSILQARRDEEPTAAEGGEAITTQATGSIELPLAGAGGDRSPVVTEEDIAQIVASWTGVPVQKLTESESVKLLNMEETLHQRLIGQDEAVKAVSKAIRRARVGLKNPNRPIASFIFSGPTGVGKTELTKALAAYFFGSEESMIRLDMSEFMERHTVSKLIGSPPGYVGFNEGGQLTEAVRRRPYTVVLFDEIEKAHPDVFNLLLQLLEDGRLTDSKGRTVDFKNTLIIMTSNIGSKVIEKGGGGLGFEFSGAAAEETQYNRIRSLVNEELKQYFRPEFLNRLDEIIVFRQLTRDEVKVIADIMLREVFGRMQEKGIGLSVTEAFKERLVEEGYNPSYGARPLRRAVMRLLEDSLAEEFLSGRLKDGDAAIVDVDDDKQVVIRHQAITPEPELAAASA is encoded by the coding sequence ATGTTCGAGCGGTTTACCGAGAAAGCCATCAAGGTGATCATGCTGGCCCAGGAAGAGGCCCGCAGGCTGGGCCACAACTTCGTGGGCACGGAGCAGATCCTGCTGGGCCTGATCGGCGAAGGCACCGGCGTGGCGGCCAAGGTCCTGAAATCCATGGGGGTCAACCTCAAGGACGCCCGGGTGGAGGTCGAAAAGATCATCGGGCGCGGCTCCGGCTTCGTGGCCGTGGAGATTCCCTTCACGCCCCGTGCCAAGCGTGTGCTGGAGCTCTCGCTCGAGGAAGCCCGCCAGCTGGGCCACAACTACATCGGCACTGAGCACCTGCTGCTCGGCCTGATCCGGGAGGGCGAGGGAGTCGCCGCCCGGGTGCTTGAGAACCTCGGCGTCGATCTCGCCAAGGTGCGCACCCAGGTGATCCGCATGCTCGGCGAAACCGCCGAAGTGGCCGCCGGCAGCGGCAGCAAGGGGTCCACCAAAACCCCCACCCTCGATGAATTCGGCAGCAACCTCACCCAGCTCGCCACCGAAGGCAAGCTGGATCCGGTGGTGGGCCGTCAGAACGAAATCGATCGGGTGGTGCAGATCCTCGGCCGCCGCACCAAGAACAACCCTGTGCTGATCGGCGAGCCCGGCGTGGGTAAAACCGCCATCGCTGAAGGTTTGGCGCAGCGCATCACCCTCGGCGAGGTTCCGGACATCCTCGAAGACAAGCGCGTGCTCACGCTTGACATTGGCCTGCTGGTGGCGGGCACGAAGTACCGGGGCGAGTTCGAGGAGCGCCTCAAGAAGATCATGGAAGAGATCAGGAGCGCGGGCAACGTGATCCTGGTGATCGACGAAGTCCACACCCTGATCGGTGCCGGCGCCGCCGAGGGCGCGATCGATGCGGCCAATATCCTCAAGCCCGCCCTGGCCCGGGGCGAGCTGCAGTGCATCGGCGCCACCACCCTCGACGAATACCGCAAGCACATCGAGCGCGATGCGGCCCTCGAACGCCGCTTCCAGCCGGTGATGGTGGGCGAACCCACCGTTCTCGACACCATCGAGATCCTGCGTGGCCTGCGCGAGCGCTACGAACAGCACCACCGCCTGAAGATCAGCGACGAAGCCCTCGTGGCCGCCGCCACCCTGGGCGACCGCTACATCTCCGACCGCTTCCTGCCCGACAAGGCGATCGACCTCGTCGATGAAGCCGGCAGCCGCGTGCGCCTGCTCAACTCGAAGCTGCCGCCGGCCGCCAAGGAGCTCGACAAGCAACTGCGCTCGGTGCAGAAGCAGAAAGAAGATTCCGTCCGCGAGCAAGACTTCACCAAGGCCGGTGAACTGCGCGACAAGGAAGTGGAACTGCGTGAGCAGATCCGATCCATCCTCCAGGCCCGTCGCGACGAAGAGCCCACGGCAGCCGAAGGCGGCGAGGCCATCACCACCCAAGCCACCGGCTCTATCGAGTTGCCGCTTGCCGGTGCCGGCGGCGATCGCAGCCCGGTGGTCACCGAAGAGGACATCGCCCAGATCGTGGCCTCCTGGACCGGCGTGCCGGTTCAGAAGCTCACCGAAAGCGAATCGGTGAAGCTGCTCAACATGGAGGAAACCCTCCACCAGCGCCTGATCGGCCAGGACGAAGCCGTCAAGGCTGTGTCCAAGGCCATCCGCCGCGCCCGGGTGGGGCTCAAGAACCCCAACCGCCCAATCGCCAGCTTCATCTTCTCCGGCCCCACCGGCGTGGGCAAAACCGAGCTCACCAAGGCTCTGGCGGCTTACTTCTTCGGCAGCGAAGAGTCGATGATCCGGCTCGACATGTCGGAGTTCATGGAGCGCCACACCGTCAGCAAGCTGATCGGCTCGCCTCCGGGTTATGTCGGCTTCAACGAAGGTGGCCAGCTCACCGAAGCGGTGCGCCGCCGGCCCTACACCGTGGTGCTCTTCGACGAAATCGAGAAGGCTCACCCCGATGTGTTCAACCTGCTGCTTCAGCTGCTGGAAGATGGCCGCCTCACCGATTCCAAAGGCCGCACGGTTGACTTCAAAAACACCCTGATCATCATGACCTCGAACATCGGTTCGAAGGTGATCGAGAAAGGGGGTGGGGGCCTGGGCTTCGAATTCTCCGGCGCCGCTGCCGAAGAAACCCAGTACAACCGCATCCGCTCCCTGGTGAACGAAGAGCTGAAGCAGTACTTCCGCCCTGAGTTCCTCAACCGTCTCGACGAGATCATCGTCTTCCGTCAACTCACCCGTGACGAAGTGAAGGTGATCGCCGACATCATGCTGCGCGAAGTGTTCGGCAGGATGCAGGAGAAAGGCATTGGCCTCTCCGTCACCGAGGCCTTTAAAGAGCGCCTGGTCGAAGAGGGCTACAACCCCAGTTACGGAGCCCGCCCGCTGCGCCGCGCCGTGATGCGCCTGCTTGAGGATTCTCTGGCCGAGGAGTTCCTCTCCGGCCGCCTCAAGGATGGCGATGCAGCGATCGTCGATGTCGACGACGACAAGCAGGTGGTGATCCGCCACCAGGCGATCACGCCCGAGCCCGAACTGGCTGCCGCCAGCGCCTGA
- a CDS encoding alpha/beta fold hydrolase, translated as MTLPQPDGRALVEAAARNLLDPQGRQLAAAVQWWDLPGWARPFPVAVLGEGPPLLLLHGFDSSFLEFRRLAPLLAGGATLLIPDLFGFGFTPRPADGDYSPRGVLTHLEALLAEAAARLGPQPLGLIGASMGGAVAVELSRRQPARIHRLLLLAPAGLTGRPMPLPPLLDALGVRFLGLPGVRRSLCRTAFADPSASVGPAEEEIASLHLATPGWADSLRRFARSGGFAGCGKPLPSQPLEVLWGADDRILRAPQKKAALALLGDRVKELADCGHLPHLDQSNQVAAAWLTPGLC; from the coding sequence TTGACCCTTCCGCAGCCTGACGGCCGGGCGCTGGTGGAGGCGGCGGCCCGCAACCTGCTCGATCCGCAGGGCCGTCAGCTGGCAGCGGCGGTGCAGTGGTGGGACCTGCCGGGCTGGGCGCGGCCCTTCCCGGTGGCGGTGCTGGGGGAGGGCCCGCCGCTGCTGCTGCTGCACGGCTTCGACAGCAGCTTTCTGGAGTTCCGGCGGCTCGCGCCGCTGCTGGCCGGTGGCGCCACGCTCTTGATTCCCGATCTGTTCGGCTTCGGCTTCACGCCCCGGCCCGCCGATGGCGATTACAGCCCCCGCGGCGTGCTCACCCATCTCGAGGCCCTGCTGGCGGAAGCCGCTGCACGCCTTGGCCCCCAGCCACTCGGCCTGATCGGAGCCTCGATGGGCGGGGCCGTGGCGGTGGAACTAAGCCGGCGCCAACCCGCGCGCATCCACCGGCTGCTGCTGCTCGCCCCCGCAGGCCTCACCGGCCGGCCCATGCCCCTGCCGCCGCTGCTCGATGCCCTCGGGGTGCGCTTTCTCGGCCTGCCGGGCGTGCGCCGCAGCCTCTGCCGCACGGCCTTCGCCGACCCATCCGCCAGCGTGGGGCCCGCGGAAGAGGAGATCGCCTCCCTGCATCTGGCCACACCGGGATGGGCCGATTCCCTGCGCCGCTTCGCCCGCAGCGGTGGTTTCGCTGGCTGCGGCAAACCCTTGCCCAGCCAGCCGCTGGAGGTGCTCTGGGGCGCTGATGACCGCATTCTGCGGGCCCCGCAGAAAAAAGCCGCCCTGGCGTTGCTGGGGGACCGAGTGAAGGAACTGGCCGACTGCGGCCACCTGCCCCATCTCGACCAGAGCAATCAGGTGGCTGCCGCCTGGCTCACGCCTGGCCTCTGTTAG
- a CDS encoding phosphatidate cytidylyltransferase produces MNASSRPPTSKRRLFSGLAAGAFGLVVVALGGWWFTLAVGVIVHLGLLEFFRLAQFKGIRPATKTTLVVCQVLLVATQWASGGGLASDLAAAVLPVSGAAICGWLLLQPITGTIADIAASIFGLFYLGFLPSHWLRLRDLSDAVLAPHLVGAGWPFSSGMALTLIACLMVVATDIGSYMIGRRLGRHPLSPISPGKTVEGALGGVACSLLVGVIGGLWLGWPWGWAVGGGLGAIVSLFALVGDLTESMMKRDAGVKDSGDAIPGHGGILDRIDSYLFTPAVVFYYVTLVVPLLSRPALLP; encoded by the coding sequence GTGAACGCGTCGTCCCGTCCTCCCACCTCGAAGCGGCGCCTGTTCAGCGGACTCGCTGCGGGCGCCTTCGGCCTGGTGGTGGTGGCGCTCGGCGGCTGGTGGTTCACCCTGGCGGTGGGGGTGATCGTGCACCTGGGCCTGCTGGAGTTCTTTCGTCTGGCGCAGTTCAAGGGCATCCGCCCGGCCACCAAAACCACATTGGTGGTCTGCCAGGTGCTGCTGGTGGCCACCCAGTGGGCCAGTGGCGGCGGGCTGGCCTCGGATCTGGCGGCGGCGGTGCTGCCGGTGTCGGGGGCGGCCATCTGCGGCTGGCTGCTGCTGCAGCCGATCACGGGCACCATCGCCGACATCGCTGCTTCGATCTTCGGGCTCTTCTACCTGGGCTTCCTTCCCAGCCATTGGCTGCGTCTGCGTGATCTCAGTGATGCCGTGCTGGCGCCCCATCTGGTGGGAGCCGGCTGGCCGTTCTCCTCCGGGATGGCGCTCACCCTGATTGCCTGTCTGATGGTGGTGGCCACCGACATCGGCTCCTACATGATCGGTCGCCGCCTCGGGCGGCATCCGCTCTCGCCGATCTCCCCCGGCAAGACGGTGGAAGGGGCGCTGGGAGGAGTGGCCTGCTCGTTGCTGGTGGGGGTGATCGGTGGGCTCTGGCTGGGCTGGCCCTGGGGGTGGGCCGTGGGCGGCGGGCTGGGCGCGATCGTGTCTCTGTTCGCCCTGGTTGGTGATCTCACCGAATCGATGATGAAGCGGGACGCGGGGGTGAAGGATTCCGGTGATGCCATCCCCGGCCACGGCGGCATCCTCGATCGCATTGACAGCTACCTGTTCACCCCAGCGGTGGTCTTCTACTACGTGACCCTGGTGGTGCCGCTGCTCAGCCGCCCGGCCTTACTGCCTTGA
- the cbiT gene encoding precorrin-6Y C5,15-methyltransferase subunit CbiT — protein MGAGEQEQAAGAGFQWDFVTPGLPDSVFEGAPGFSPTPMELRVMLLAHLRPRTHSVVWDVGGGTGALALEIARLMPAGEVHTLERDPEAIELLECNRRRFGIPNLHIHAGQAPEDLGLLPPHPDRVLLEVGRPLAAVLQSVWTALQPGGRLVISTASLEGLVDATDTLSQLKARDVQVVQATVHRMQRRGSQARLAAAEPLFVIAAERLG, from the coding sequence ATGGGCGCTGGGGAGCAGGAGCAGGCGGCGGGCGCTGGCTTCCAGTGGGATTTCGTCACCCCCGGCCTTCCCGACAGCGTGTTTGAAGGGGCGCCAGGCTTCAGTCCCACGCCGATGGAGCTGCGCGTGATGCTGCTGGCCCATCTGCGCCCCCGCACCCACTCGGTGGTGTGGGACGTGGGCGGCGGTACAGGCGCCCTGGCGCTGGAGATCGCTCGGCTGATGCCCGCCGGTGAAGTGCATACCCTCGAGCGCGATCCAGAGGCGATCGAGCTGCTGGAGTGCAACCGCCGCCGCTTCGGCATCCCCAACCTCCACATTCATGCCGGCCAGGCTCCTGAGGATCTCGGCCTGCTGCCCCCCCACCCCGACCGGGTGCTGCTGGAGGTGGGCCGGCCGCTGGCCGCCGTGCTCCAGTCCGTCTGGACGGCGCTGCAGCCGGGGGGACGCCTGGTGATCAGCACCGCCAGCCTTGAGGGCCTGGTGGATGCCACCGACACGCTCAGCCAGCTGAAGGCGCGCGATGTGCAGGTGGTGCAGGCCACGGTGCACCGCATGCAGCGCCGCGGCAGCCAGGCGCGGCTGGCTGCCGCCGAACCGCTGTTCGTGATCGCCGCCGAGCGTCTCGGGTGA
- a CDS encoding DUF2993 domain-containing protein has translation MTSSESQAPGGPVLQLLAAGLQFWIRSQCEAVESLELQLHGSALQLLRGQLEGVTLMARRVVYDGLQFELVELRSDPLRVKLGRLVRAQSLTLDHPFGIRGRVAFTATGLTHSLSKPRWRELSDLLGEQLLGLGPLVELRIARDTLILAARAMGENRLMELETRPVAVDGRVEIHAVDGELRASLPMDPNIRITTANLEGGMLQLQGEARVQP, from the coding sequence ATGACCAGCTCCGAATCCCAAGCCCCCGGCGGACCGGTGCTGCAACTGCTCGCGGCTGGTCTGCAGTTCTGGATCCGCAGCCAGTGCGAGGCCGTGGAGAGCCTGGAGCTGCAGCTGCACGGCAGCGCTCTGCAGCTGTTGCGCGGCCAGTTGGAGGGCGTGACGCTGATGGCGCGGCGGGTGGTGTATGACGGCCTGCAGTTTGAACTGGTGGAACTGCGCAGCGATCCGCTGCGGGTGAAGCTGGGGCGGCTGGTGCGCGCCCAGTCGCTCACCCTCGACCACCCCTTCGGCATCCGCGGCAGGGTGGCCTTCACCGCCACCGGGCTCACTCACTCCCTGAGCAAACCGCGCTGGCGTGAGCTCAGCGATCTGCTGGGAGAGCAGCTGCTGGGGCTGGGGCCGCTGGTGGAGCTGCGCATCGCCCGCGACACCTTGATCCTGGCCGCGCGGGCGATGGGGGAGAACCGCCTGATGGAGCTGGAAACCAGGCCCGTGGCCGTGGATGGGCGGGTGGAGATCCACGCTGTCGACGGGGAGCTGCGGGCCAGCCTGCCGATGGACCCGAACATCCGCATCACCACCGCCAACCTTGAGGGCGGCATGCTCCAGCTGCAGGGAGAAGCCCGCGTGCAGCCCTGA
- a CDS encoding iron-containing alcohol dehydrogenase family protein, with protein sequence MSISLSEHLIAPARVLRGKGAWEASLPAIAALCRRPLFLGRSRATAALRESLAADLRRLGLDPLPAQLQFDCCEEDLQRLQADVAAANADPMAADPIDAVVTAGGGKVMDAGKLLADRLGLPCITVPTSAATCAGWTALANLYSPGGAFTCDVSLERSPALLVFDHRLILQAPPRTLASGLADAMAKWYEASVSSATSTDGLVHQAVQMARVLRDQLLLEGQEAMAHPGGEAWARVAEACGLTAGVIGGLGGARCRTVGAHAVHNGLTQLEASHGRLHGEKVGFGILVQLRLEELVGGNRLASQARRQLLSFFRQLSLPVTLAQLGLADSPLSDLQRVCAFACQPGSDLHRLPFAVSPADLLGALVTTDAAIEQSASADANR encoded by the coding sequence ATGAGCATCAGCTTGAGCGAACACCTGATCGCCCCGGCCCGCGTGCTGCGCGGCAAAGGTGCCTGGGAAGCCTCCCTGCCGGCCATCGCCGCCCTCTGCCGACGTCCCCTGTTCCTCGGCCGCAGCCGCGCCACCGCTGCTCTACGCGAGTCGCTGGCCGCTGATCTGCGGAGGCTCGGGCTTGATCCCCTACCCGCTCAGCTGCAGTTCGATTGCTGCGAAGAGGATCTGCAGCGGCTTCAGGCAGACGTCGCGGCGGCGAATGCTGATCCAATGGCGGCGGACCCAATCGATGCCGTGGTAACAGCCGGGGGCGGCAAGGTGATGGACGCGGGCAAGCTGCTGGCCGATCGGCTCGGGCTGCCCTGCATCACCGTGCCCACCAGCGCCGCCACCTGCGCCGGCTGGACCGCCCTGGCCAACCTCTATTCCCCCGGCGGAGCCTTCACCTGCGATGTGAGCCTTGAGCGCTCTCCCGCTCTGCTGGTGTTCGATCACCGTCTGATCCTGCAGGCACCGCCCCGCACCCTGGCCAGCGGACTGGCCGACGCCATGGCCAAGTGGTACGAAGCGTCGGTGAGCAGCGCCACCAGCACCGACGGCCTCGTGCATCAGGCGGTGCAGATGGCCCGCGTGCTGCGGGATCAGCTGCTGCTGGAAGGCCAGGAGGCCATGGCCCACCCGGGCGGTGAAGCCTGGGCGCGTGTGGCTGAGGCCTGCGGGCTCACCGCCGGCGTGATCGGCGGCCTGGGTGGTGCCCGCTGCCGCACCGTGGGCGCCCATGCGGTGCATAACGGCCTCACCCAGCTGGAGGCGAGCCATGGCCGCCTGCATGGGGAGAAGGTGGGCTTCGGCATCCTGGTGCAGCTGCGCCTGGAGGAGCTGGTGGGCGGCAACCGCCTCGCTTCCCAGGCGCGGCGCCAGTTGCTGAGCTTCTTCCGCCAGCTCTCGCTGCCGGTCACCCTGGCGCAGCTGGGGCTGGCGGACTCACCGCTCAGCGATCTGCAACGGGTGTGCGCCTTCGCCTGTCAGCCGGGATCTGATCTGCACCGGCTGCCCTTTGCCGTGAGCCCGGCTGACCTGCTGGGCGCGCTGGTGACCACCGATGCCGCCATCGAGCAGTCGGCCAGCGCCGACGCCAACCGTTGA